The following nucleotide sequence is from Longimicrobiaceae bacterium.
CGCGTGGTAGTTCACCTCCGGCTCGCCCGGCGCGGGCCGCCGCCGCACGTACCGGCCGTCCGGCTGCAGCTCCCAGGAGAGCTGGTTGTCGCGGAGGGCGTGCTCCAGCATGCGGACGATGCGCTCCTGCAGCTGCGGGTCGGCCACGGGGACCAGCGCCTCCACCCGCTCGGCCAGGTTGCGGTGGCGCCAGTCCGCGCTCCCGATCAGGATCTCCGTGTCGCCGCCGTTCCGGAACCAGTAGACGCGGTCGTGCTCCAGGAAGCGCCCGACGATGCTGACCACGCGCACGTTGTCGCTGTAGCCGGGGAGCCCGGGACGCAGGCGGGAGTGCCCGCGCACCAGCAGGTCGATCCGCACTCCTTCGCGCGAGGCGCGGTACAGCTCCTGGATGATCTCCACGTCGTCCAGGGCGTTCAGCTTGGCGACGATCCGCCCGTCGCCGTGATGGCGCTGCCGCTCCACCTCCCGCGCGATCCGCTCCTCGAAGACGCGCCGCATGTCGCGCGGGGCCACCACCAGCCGCCCGTACTGCTGGTCCGGCGCGTACCCGGTGAGGAAGTGGAAGAGGTTCACCAGGTCGAAGCCGATCTCCGGGTCGCAGGTGAGGAGCCCCAGGTCGCTGTACAACCGCGCCGTGCGGGCGTGGTAGTTCCCCGTTCCCACGTGGCAGTAGGTGCGGGGGCGCCCCTCCTCGTAGCGCACCACCAGCGTGACCTTGGTGTGCGTCTTGAGCCCCACCAGCCCGTACGCCACGTGCACCCCGGCGTCCTCCAGCACCTCCGCCCACTGCATGTTGTTGGCTTCGTCGAAGCGGGCGGTGACCTCCACCAGCGCCGCCACCTGCTTCCCCCGCTCGGCGGCGCGCATCAGCGCCCGCACCACCGGCGACTGGTTGCCCGTGCGGTAGAGCGTCTGCTTGATGGCGAGCACGTCCGGGTCGTCCGCGGCCTCGTCCAGCAGCCGCTGCACCGTGGCCGAGAAGGAGTCGTACGGGTGGTGCACCAGCACGTCGCCGCGGCGGATGATGGCGAAGACGTTCTGCTCCTCCTCCGTCTCCCCCTCGTACAGGAACGGCTCCGGGACCACCGGCTCCCACGGGGGGAAGCGGAGCGCCGGGAGGTCCAGCTCCGCGAGCGCGGCGCAGTCGGCCGGTCCCAGCAGGGAGTCCGACTCGTACACGTCCTCCGGGGCGAGCGCCAGCTCCCGGAGGAGGAGCTGGCGCACCTGCCCAGGCATCGCCCGGTCCACCTCCACCCGCACCACGGGCGCGAAGCGGCGCTCGCGGAGTTCCTCGGCGATCTCGGCGAGGAGGTCCTCCGCCTCGTCGTCGTCGCGGGTGACGTCGGCGCTGCGGGTCACCCGGAAGGGGTGGACGCTGGTCAACTCCATCCCGGGGAAGAGCGCCGCCACGTTGTGCTGGATGACCTGCTCCACCGGAACGAAGTGGAAGGCGTGCTCCCCTTCC
It contains:
- the ppk1 gene encoding polyphosphate kinase 1, which encodes MATDAKEAHPGDAPPEWTVPRAVVPQVVPDGAPLDHPALYFNRELGLVDFNWRVLQQARDPRTPLLERVRFLAIAASNLDEFFQKRVGGLKRQEAAGVVARSPDGRTPTEQLHLIRGAAERMHAALGECWERGLLPALREKGVVVSDYASLSPRQHHLLNRHFREQLYPVLTPLAVDPGHPFPFISNLSLSLAVQLRHAARDSLHFARIKVPTVQGRWLPVPEGEHAFHFVPVEQVIQHNVAALFPGMELTSVHPFRVTRSADVTRDDDEAEDLLAEIAEELRERRFAPVVRVEVDRAMPGQVRQLLLRELALAPEDVYESDSLLGPADCAALAELDLPALRFPPWEPVVPEPFLYEGETEEEQNVFAIIRRGDVLVHHPYDSFSATVQRLLDEAADDPDVLAIKQTLYRTGNQSPVVRALMRAAERGKQVAALVEVTARFDEANNMQWAEVLEDAGVHVAYGLVGLKTHTKVTLVVRYEEGRPRTYCHVGTGNYHARTARLYSDLGLLTCDPEIGFDLVNLFHFLTGYAPDQQYGRLVVAPRDMRRVFEERIAREVERQRHHGDGRIVAKLNALDDVEIIQELYRASREGVRIDLLVRGHSRLRPGLPGYSDNVRVVSIVGRFLEHDRVYWFRNGGDTEILIGSADWRHRNLAERVEALVPVADPQLQERIVRMLEHALRDNQLSWELQPDGRYVRRRPAPGEPEVNYHALLMRDALERTHKGARPWELTAV